Below is a window of Clavibacter michiganensis subsp. tessellarius DNA.
AGGGCGGCAGGTCGATGCCGCTCCGCACGTCGTCGGCGAGGACGCGGCCGGCGTGCCGGTGCGGATCCGCCGCGAGGGCGTCGGCGTCGACCGCGAGCTCCTCGGAGGGCAGGTCGGCGAGCGGGGCGAGGAGGGCCGCGACCGCGGATCGGTGCTCGGCCACGCTGCGGCGCGCTCGGCCGGCGGAGCGGTCGGAGGTCATGCCCCCATCATCCCCCGGGGCAGGCGGGGCTCGGGGGCGGCGCTCGGGGGCGGCGTCGGCGGACCCATGCGCGCCCGGGCCCCGCGCACCGGCCCCGGCGGGCCTTGCCACCGTCGCCGAGCACGGGCGACCATGGGCCCATGGACCCGCACGAGCGCCGATCCGCCGTCATCCGCCGCGTGGCCGCCGGGGTCGGCGGCGTCCTCGTCGTCGCGGCCGTCGTGCTGGGCGTGGTCGGGGTCGTCGTCTCGACGGGCGGATCCGACCTGGGCCTCCTCGCGCTCGTCGCGGCCCTCGCCCTGGTCACCGCGGGGGCGGGGCTGATCGCCGCGGCCGTCCGCTCGGCGGCCGGTCGCCGGGGCTGAGCCCGCCGCGTCCCCGGACGGGCGCCGTCCGCTCCTCCCCAGGCGTCCGCGGCGGATGCGTGTCCGGGTCCCGAAGCCGCCCCTGCCCCCCGGCGCCCGGCCGTCCTAGGGTCGGACCATGACCATCGCCGCCCGCGGGCAGACCCTCGTCGACCTCCACACCGCACCCGAGCTCCTGAGGGTGGTGAACGTGTGGGACGCCATCACCGCCTCCGCCATCGGCTCGCTCCCCGAGACGAAGGCGCTCGCCACCGCGAGCCACTCCATCGCCGCGACCTTCGGCTACGAGGACGGCGAGAAGATCCCGCTCGACCTCCACCTCGACATGATCGGCCGCATCGTCACGGCCGTCGAGCAGCCGGTCTCGGCCGACCTCGAGTCGGGCTACGGGGACGCGGGCGAGACCGTGCGCCGCGCCATCGGCGTGGGCGTCGTCGGCGCGAACCTCGAGGACGGCATGCGCCCCCTCGACGAGTCGATCCGCGCGGTCGAGGCGGCCGTCGCCGCCGCGCAGGCCGAGGGCGTGCCGTTCGCGCTCAACGCCCGCACCGACGCCTACGTGCTGGGCGGCGACCGCGACCGGTCCGACATCCTCGCCGACGCCGTCGAGCGAAGCCGTGCCTACATGGCCGCGGGCGCCACCTCTATCTTCGTGCCCGGCCCGCTCACGGAGGACGAGGTCCGCACCCTCGTCGACGCGCTCGGCCCGCAGGTCCTCACGGTCATCGGCGTCCCCGGTTCCCTCTCCCCCGCCCGATTCGAGGAGCTCGGCGTCGCGCGCATCTCCTACGGCCCGTGGACCCAGCGCGTCGCGCTCACCGCGCTGCAGGACACGGCGAAGGACCTCTACGCGGGCGGCGCGCTCCCCGAGGGGACGCGCCCGCTCAACTGACGCCGTCACGCGGACCCGGGCTCGGCCGTCGCGGCGGAGCCCGCGTCCGGCGTGCACTGGTTGACTGCTGCCACCGCCCCCGAAGGAGCCCCCGTGACCGACACCCCCGCACCGGCGGACGCCGCCGCACCCGCATCCACCCCGCGCGCCGACATCGGCGTCATCGGCGGATCCGGCCTCTACGCCCTGCTCGACCCCGCGACCAGCACGTCCCATCGCATCGAGACGCCGTTCGGCCCCACCTCGAGCGAGGTGACCGTGGGCGAGCTGGCCGGGCGGCGCATCGCGTTCCTCACCCGCCACGGCGCCGACCACTCGGTCGCGCCGCACCTCATCGACTACCGGGCGAACGTCTGGGCGCTCGCCTCGCTCGGCGTCTCGGCCATCGTGTCGTCGTCGGCCGTAGGCGGCGTCTCGCCGGACTACCCGCCGGGATCGCTCGTGCTGACGGACCAGCTCCTCGACCGCACCTGGGGACGACCGGACACCTTCTTCGACCAGGGCGTCGTGCAGCACCTCTCCGCCGCGGATCCGTTCGACCCCGAGCTGCACGGCCTCGCCGCCGCCGCGCTCGTGGAGCTGGAGGGCGGCGACCGCGCCGATCCTGCCGGGCCGCTGCGCACCTCGGGCACGGTCGTCGTCGTCCAGGGACCGCGCTTCTCCACGCGCGCCGAGTCGCTGTGGTTCCGCCAGGCGGGCGCCCACATCGTCAACATGACGCAGTACCCGGAGGTGGTGCTCGCGTCCGAGCTGAACATCGGCACCGTGAACCTGTCGTTCGTCACCGACGCCGACGCCGGCCTCGCGCCGCTCCCCGGCGAACAGGGCGACGCCGTCACCGCGGAGCTCGTGTTCGCGCGGCTCCGGGACGCGCAGCCGCGCATCGTGCGCGCGATCGAGGCGGTCATCCGCGCGATCCCCGCCGACTACCGCGGCCGGCCCCTCATCGACCCGGATGCGGTCGCCTCCGTGCTCGCGCGGCCCGCCTCGGGCGCCGGCGACGCGACGGGCGCGCGCTCGTGAGCGACGGGATCCTCCTCGTCACGGGCGGAGCGGGCTTCATCGGCGGCACCGTCGTCGCGGCGGCGCTTGCGGAGGGCCGTCGCGTGCGGATCCTCGACTCGCTGCGGGCGGACGTGCACGGCGGCGCACCCGAGATCGACCCGCGGGCGGAGCTCGTGCACGGCGACGTCACGGATCCGGACCAGGTGGCCCGCGCGCTCGACGGCGTCGACGTCGTGTGCCACCAGGCCGCGAAGGTCGGCCTCGGCGTCGACTTCCTCGACGCCCCCGACTACGTGCACACGAACGACGGCGGGACCGCGGTGCTGCTCGCCGCCATGACGCGCGCCGGCGTCGACCGCCTCGTGCTCGCGAGCTCCATGGTCGTCTACGGCGAGGGGGCCTACGCGGGCGCCGCCGGCCCGGTGCGCCCGCCCGCGCGCCGCGTCGCCGACCTCGACGCCGGGATGTTCGACCCCGTCGATCCCGCCACGGGCGAGCCGCTCGTGCCCGCGCTCATCGGCGAGGACGTGCCGCTGGATCCGCGCAACGTCTACGCCACCACGAAGCTCGCGCAGGAGAACCTCGCGAGCTCGTGGACCCGCGCCACGGGCGGTCGCGCCGCGGCCCTCCGCTACCACAACGTCTACGGGCCCGGCATGCCGCAGAACACCCCCTACGCGGGCGTCGCGTCGCTGTTCCGGTCGGCGCTGGCCCGCGGCGAGGCGCCCCGCGTCTTCGAGGACGGCCGGCAGCGCCGCGACTTCGTGCACGTGCGCGACGTCGCCGGCGCGAACCTCGCCGCCCTCGCGTGGACCGCGGACCGCGACCCCGGGTCCTTCCGCGCCTTCAACGTGGGCAGCGGCACCGTGCACACCATCGGCGAGATGGCCGAGGCGCTCGCTCGCGAGGCGGGCGGATCCGCGCCCGTCACCACGGGCGAGTACCGGCTGGGCGACGTGCGGCACATCACGGCGTCGTCCGACAGGCTCCGCACGGAGCTCGGCTGGGAGCCGCAGGTGGGCTTCGAGGAGGGCATGCGCGAGTTCGCGACGGCGCCGCTGCGGAGCGCGGTCGGCTGAGGGGCGCTGGGTCGGGTCGGGTCGGGTCCGGGCGAGTCCGGGCGGGTCGGGTCCGGGCGGGTCGGGTCGAATTGCGCCACGGCGCGTCGTACCCGGGTGCCGCCCGGCCGTCGACCCCGGCACCTCCGGCCGACGACGCCCACGCGGCGTCGCACGAGACTGGGGGCATGACCCCCGCATCACGCCGCCGCATCGCCGCGCGCTCCGGGATCGCCCTCGCCGTCGGCGCCGCGTCCCTCGCGCTCGCCGGCTGCTCGGGCATCACCGACGACATCGCCGACATCTACTCGATCACCTACGAGGTCACGACCAGCGGACCCGCCGACGGCGGGCTGACCGACGTGTCGTACGCCGAGGCGTCGCACCGAGGACGACCGTCGATCGTCCAGGAGGTCGGGCAGGCGTCGCTCGCCCCCGGCGACGACTCGGCGAGCTCCATCTGGTCGGTCGAGTCGGTCGTCACCGCGGAGGACTGGGCCTTCGTGCAGGCGACGCCGGTGGACGGCGAGGCGCTCACCTGCCGGATCCTGGTCGACGGCGTGAAGGAGATCGCCTCGTCGACGGCCGCGGCAGGCCAGCCCGTGACGTGCCAGGTGCCGACCGCGCCGTTCAGCTGACGCGGCCGGCCGACCCGAGCGGCCGGCCGGTCCGCATCCCGCCGCTCAGTACTTCGCGGACTGCCCGCCGTCGATCGGCAGCACGGCCGCGTTCACGTACGCCGCGTCCGAGGACAGCAGGAACGCGACGACCGACGCGATCTCGTCCGCCTCGCCGTAGCGCTTCGTCGGGTTGCCCTGGATGAACTGCTCCGCGGCACCGCGCGGGTCGTCGGCGCTGATCTGCTTCATGGAGGCCTCGACCATCGGGGTCCAGATGGCCCCGGGCGCGATCGCGTTGACGCGGATGCCGAACTCGCCGTACTCGACGGCCGAGTTGCGGGTGAGGCCGACGACGCCGTGCTTCGCGGCCGCGTAGCCGGACTGGTTGCCGACGCCGCGGATCCCGCCGACGCTCGCGGTGTTCACGACCATGCCGGAGCCCTGCGCGCGCATGACGGCGAGGACCTTCTCGAGGCCGAGGAAGACCCCGCGCAGGTTGATGGCGACGACCTTGTCGAACTCCGCCGCGGTGAAGTCCTCGGTGAGGTTCTGGCGGCCCTCGATGCCGGCGTTGTTGAAGAAGCCGTCGATGCGGCCGAAGCGCTCAACGGTCTGCTGCACGTACGCATCGACGTCGGACTCCTGGGACACGTCGGCGATGACGGTGAGGACCTCGGCGTCGGACGCGGCGGCGGTGACGGCCTCGACGGTGGCCTGGAGGCCCTGCTCGGAGATGTCGACGAGCGCGAGCTTCGCGCCCTCCGAGGCGAGGCGGACGGCGGCGGCGCGGCCGAGGCCGGATCCGCCGCCGGTGATGAGGACGACCTGGTCGGTGAAACGGGTGGTGGTCATGGGGTCTCCTGACGAGTCGGGGACGGCGGCCCGCGTCTCGTGGGCGGAGCCACTGGTCCATGCGATCGCATGGACATCCCTACCGTAGGTCGGTTTCCTGGACGCGGCCTTCGCGCGCGGCGGGCCCCGCGCGCACCGCGCGCAGCCCGGGCGCCCGCCGCTCCCTCCGCCACCGGACGGCGACGAAGACGATCCCGGCGAGCACGATGTGCACGAGCACCAGCGCGATCGCGTCCGGCTCGACGAACGCGACGTCCCAGCCCGACGACGCCCAGTCCATGCCGCCCAGCAGCATGCGGGTGACCGTGAGCTGCGTCCAGTGGAACGCCATCGCGATGAGGAGCGCGCCCTCCATCGGGATCCGCCGCGCGGCGACGAGCGCGAGGCCGAACAGACCGAGCTGGAGCACGTAGACGATCGCGTCGTTCCCGTCGGGCACCGGCGTGAAGGCGCCGGTGTCGGATCCGGCGATGGTCCGTAGGATCCAGCGGCCGGACTCGATGACGACGCCGATCGCCGGGAAGAGGGCGGTGGTAAGGAGCGTGGCGACGACGAGGCCGGTGCCGTCTCGGAGGTTCGTCCACATGTACCCGCGGAGGGCGAGCTCCTCGGGGATCGCCTCGTAGAGCGCGAGGACGACGCCGTTGAGGAGGAGGAACCCGGCGAAGGCGGCGAGGTCGACGCCGTCGACGCGGATCCAGCCGAGGAGGGCGGCCGGGACCCAGACGGCGGCGCCCGTGACGGCTCCGACGCCGACGCCCAGCGCGATCGGCGGCCCGACGCGGCGGGACAGGCCCAGGCTCACGAGGCTGCGGCGGTCGACCTTCCGTCGCAGGAGGACCACGACGGGCACGACGAGCGCGGACATCAGCACGGCCTGCAGCACGACCTTCCCCAGCAGGCCGGCCCCGGTCGCCTTCGCGACCGCGTCCGCGATGCCGATGGCGACGCCGAGCCCCGCGCCGACCACGACCCAGGCGAGGAGCGCGACCGCGACGGCGCGGATCCACGACTGCGGGCGTCGCGTCTGCGCGTCGAGGCGCGGATCCGACGCCAGGGCGGCGGCCTCGTCCCGGTCCTCGGATGCGGACGGGGCGGAGGAGGAGGGGCGGGCGGATGCGGGCACGGGACTCGTCTCGTCGGCGGATCGTGGGCGGCGGTCGTCCCACCCATGCTGGCCGCGGCGTCCACGGCGCGCGGCCTCGACGGCGGCACGGCCCGCTTCTGGGGCGCGGGATCAGGCCGCGGACGCCCCCGCGGGGCCGTCGGCCGACACCGCCGGCTCCGTCGCCTGCTCCGGCTCCGGCTGCGGCTCCGTCGACGGCTCCGGCTGCGGCTCCGTCGACGGCTCCGTGAAGTCGAACACGAGCACCCCGTGCGGGTCCGGCGCCAGCAGCGGGCCGACGTGGTCCTTGAAGGCGGCGTGCTGCGGGTCGATGCGCGTCGGATCCGCGATGAGCGGCTCCCCGAGGTAGAGGTTGCGGTCGCCCTCCGAGGAGAAGGTGAGCACGAAGCCCAGCTCGAAGCCGCGGCCGACGCCCTCGGGGCTCGACTGCCGACCCGCGTGCAGGGACCGGATGTACGGGCCGGATCCGTCGGGGTGCGGGGAGTCGGCGAGCGCGCGGAAGCGGCGCTCGACCTCGTCGCGCTCGGCGTCCGTCGCGTCGTCGCGGAGGCGGAACAGCACGACGTGGTGCACGAGCCCGGGGACGTGGTCGCGGGCGGTGAGCTCGGCGTCGGTGAGGGAGGGGTAGGGGGTGACGGGGGTCATGGATCGAGCCTGGCCCGCCCGCCCGCGATCGGCACGGCCGCGGGGCGATGACCCCCGTCCGGGCCCTGTCGCCGGGGGCGCGCGGCACGTAGCCTCGGAGGATCCGGCGAGGCGACGAGGAGGCCGCATGCGCGCATCCGGCACCGACCGCGCGGCCGACGACGACGCGCTCGCCCGACGCCTCCGCGACGACGACGCCGCGACCCGCCGCCTCGACGACCTCCGCGGCGCCGCCTACGGCCGGGACGCGTCCGCGGCGCCGCTCGTCGCCGTGCCCGCCGTCCTCCGGGAGGCGACCGGCATCGAGGATGCCGCGCTCCCCGCCCCGCTGATCGCCCTGCTGACCGAGGAGGTGCGGCTCGTCGCCGAGGGCCGCGCGCTGCTCGACGGCGAGCGGCGGGCCTCGGCGTCCCCCGCGCGGGCCGCTGTCACCGCCGCCGCCGGATCCGCCGGTCCCGCGTCCGCCGACGCCGACGGAGACGGAGACGCCGATACCGACGCCGATACCGACTCCGACGCCGATGCCGATGCTTCCACCGCGGACGAGCCCCCGACGACCGCACCCGCGGCGCAGCCCGACGACGCGCCGCCCGCCCGCGCCGACCGCCGCATCCGGCCGGGCGTCCTGGTCGCCGCCGTCACGGCGGCCCTCGCGCTCGGCGGCCTCCTCGGCGCCTCCGGATCCGGCCTGCTCGACGACGCGGTCCCCGCCGCCGCCCCGACCGCGTCCTCCCCCGCCGACGGCCGCGGATCCCGCGTGGAGGCGATGGGCACGCCCGACGGCCGCCGCGCGTCCGCCGTCCCGCCGTTCACGGCCTCGCCGCCGCCGCACGTCAGCGCGACCGACGAGGAGATGGCGGCCGTCTACCGGCGCGAGGCCGACGCGAGCTGGGAGCTGCTCGCGTCCGGCGTCCCGGGCGCCGTGCGGCCCGAGGTGGCCCTCGAGCGCGTCGTGTCCGAGGAGGACTTCCCGGAGCAGCAGGTCGAGTGCCTCCGGGCCGCGGGCATCGAGG
It encodes the following:
- a CDS encoding isocitrate lyase/PEP mutase family protein; the encoded protein is MTIAARGQTLVDLHTAPELLRVVNVWDAITASAIGSLPETKALATASHSIAATFGYEDGEKIPLDLHLDMIGRIVTAVEQPVSADLESGYGDAGETVRRAIGVGVVGANLEDGMRPLDESIRAVEAAVAAAQAEGVPFALNARTDAYVLGGDRDRSDILADAVERSRAYMAAGATSIFVPGPLTEDEVRTLVDALGPQVLTVIGVPGSLSPARFEELGVARISYGPWTQRVALTALQDTAKDLYAGGALPEGTRPLN
- a CDS encoding MTAP family purine nucleoside phosphorylase, which encodes MTDTPAPADAAAPASTPRADIGVIGGSGLYALLDPATSTSHRIETPFGPTSSEVTVGELAGRRIAFLTRHGADHSVAPHLIDYRANVWALASLGVSAIVSSSAVGGVSPDYPPGSLVLTDQLLDRTWGRPDTFFDQGVVQHLSAADPFDPELHGLAAAALVELEGGDRADPAGPLRTSGTVVVVQGPRFSTRAESLWFRQAGAHIVNMTQYPEVVLASELNIGTVNLSFVTDADAGLAPLPGEQGDAVTAELVFARLRDAQPRIVRAIEAVIRAIPADYRGRPLIDPDAVASVLARPASGAGDATGARS
- a CDS encoding NAD-dependent epimerase/dehydratase family protein; its protein translation is MSDGILLVTGGAGFIGGTVVAAALAEGRRVRILDSLRADVHGGAPEIDPRAELVHGDVTDPDQVARALDGVDVVCHQAAKVGLGVDFLDAPDYVHTNDGGTAVLLAAMTRAGVDRLVLASSMVVYGEGAYAGAAGPVRPPARRVADLDAGMFDPVDPATGEPLVPALIGEDVPLDPRNVYATTKLAQENLASSWTRATGGRAAALRYHNVYGPGMPQNTPYAGVASLFRSALARGEAPRVFEDGRQRRDFVHVRDVAGANLAALAWTADRDPGSFRAFNVGSGTVHTIGEMAEALAREAGGSAPVTTGEYRLGDVRHITASSDRLRTELGWEPQVGFEEGMREFATAPLRSAVG
- a CDS encoding glucose 1-dehydrogenase, whose product is MTTTRFTDQVVLITGGGSGLGRAAAVRLASEGAKLALVDISEQGLQATVEAVTAAASDAEVLTVIADVSQESDVDAYVQQTVERFGRIDGFFNNAGIEGRQNLTEDFTAAEFDKVVAINLRGVFLGLEKVLAVMRAQGSGMVVNTASVGGIRGVGNQSGYAAAKHGVVGLTRNSAVEYGEFGIRVNAIAPGAIWTPMVEASMKQISADDPRGAAEQFIQGNPTKRYGEADEIASVVAFLLSSDAAYVNAAVLPIDGGQSAKY
- a CDS encoding type II CAAX prenyl endopeptidase Rce1 family protein gives rise to the protein MPASARPSSSAPSASEDRDEAAALASDPRLDAQTRRPQSWIRAVAVALLAWVVVGAGLGVAIGIADAVAKATGAGLLGKVVLQAVLMSALVVPVVVLLRRKVDRRSLVSLGLSRRVGPPIALGVGVGAVTGAAVWVPAALLGWIRVDGVDLAAFAGFLLLNGVVLALYEAIPEELALRGYMWTNLRDGTGLVVATLLTTALFPAIGVVIESGRWILRTIAGSDTGAFTPVPDGNDAIVYVLQLGLFGLALVAARRIPMEGALLIAMAFHWTQLTVTRMLLGGMDWASSGWDVAFVEPDAIALVLVHIVLAGIVFVAVRWRRERRAPGLRAVRAGPAAREGRVQETDLR
- a CDS encoding Dabb family protein, with amino-acid sequence MTPVTPYPSLTDAELTARDHVPGLVHHVVLFRLRDDATDAERDEVERRFRALADSPHPDGSGPYIRSLHAGRQSSPEGVGRGFELGFVLTFSSEGDRNLYLGEPLIADPTRIDPQHAAFKDHVGPLLAPDPHGVLVFDFTEPSTEPQPEPSTEPQPEPEQATEPAVSADGPAGASAA